Proteins from a genomic interval of Niabella soli DSM 19437:
- a CDS encoding Type 1 glutamine amidotransferase-like domain-containing protein, which produces MKLLLTSSGITNKTIHNALVELMGKPVAEANALFVPTGVYPFQYGQRYAWNPIGGEAASRMCQLGWKSIGILEPSILPSIDKNNWLPALKEADALLVWGGDPIFINYWMKESGLTDLLPTLPNLVYVGTSAGSITTASTFAETYAADRSCAGIPLRSEEIVLSSVNGETSRTLLVANGMGFTEFAIIPHFENKDHFDASATNAEKWASRVPVPVYAIDEDTAIKVDGNTVEVVSEGQWKLFNPGKTTNR; this is translated from the coding sequence ATGAAGCTTCTTTTAACTTCTTCAGGTATTACTAATAAAACCATTCACAATGCATTGGTTGAACTTATGGGCAAGCCGGTTGCCGAAGCAAACGCCCTTTTTGTTCCGACAGGTGTATATCCGTTTCAATACGGTCAGCGTTACGCCTGGAATCCCATCGGTGGAGAGGCTGCATCACGCATGTGCCAACTGGGCTGGAAGTCCATAGGAATACTTGAGCCGAGTATACTTCCCAGCATTGATAAGAACAACTGGCTGCCAGCCCTTAAGGAAGCAGACGCCTTGCTCGTGTGGGGCGGCGACCCCATTTTTATTAACTATTGGATGAAGGAATCGGGGCTTACCGACCTCCTGCCCACCTTACCAAATTTGGTGTACGTAGGTACCAGTGCCGGTAGCATAACCACTGCCTCCACCTTTGCTGAGACATACGCTGCAGACCGCTCCTGCGCCGGCATTCCTTTAAGATCTGAGGAAATTGTTCTTTCATCGGTCAACGGGGAAACCAGCCGGACTCTCCTTGTTGCAAACGGGATGGGATTTACCGAGTTTGCTATTATCCCTCACTTTGAGAATAAGGACCACTTCGACGCATCTGCGACCAACGCAGAAAAGTGGGCATCCAGGGTGCCCGTGCCTGTTTACGCTATTGATGAGGATACTGCCATTAAAGTTGATGGTAATACTGTCGAAGTCGTCTCTGAAGGACAGTGGAAGTTATTTAATCCGGGCAAAACAACGAACCGCTGA
- a CDS encoding VOC family protein, with the protein MHQRIAHIALVVDNYDDAIGFYTQKLDFQLLEDTKLSDEKRWVMVAPQGAKECCLLLAKAADERQTTFVGNQTGGRVFLFLFTDDFWRDYEKLKSREIKFVRPPQESEYGTVAVFEDLYGNLWDLIEPNERNKGLING; encoded by the coding sequence ATGCATCAAAGAATAGCACATATTGCCTTAGTGGTTGATAACTATGATGACGCTATTGGGTTCTATACCCAAAAACTTGACTTTCAGTTATTAGAAGACACGAAGCTGAGCGATGAAAAGCGGTGGGTAATGGTAGCTCCACAAGGAGCGAAAGAATGTTGCTTATTATTAGCGAAAGCTGCGGATGAACGACAAACGACATTTGTTGGTAATCAAACCGGAGGAAGAGTTTTCTTATTTCTTTTCACTGATGACTTTTGGCGGGATTACGAAAAACTGAAAAGCAGGGAAATAAAATTTGTCAGGCCACCGCAGGAATCTGAATATGGTACGGTTGCTGTTTTTGAAGATTTATATGGAAACCTGTGGGATCTGATTGAGCCAAACGAGCGGAACAAAGGACTGATTAACGGGTAA
- a CDS encoding trimeric intracellular cation channel family protein, with product MFSSTSAIIELLGTISFAISGTFSAMQRRLDAFGVLIIAFVTSVGGGTIRDLLIGDLPVAWMRDVQVCLVILATSVLTIFFKTHIKKLKVTLFLFDSLGLGLFTVVGLQKGLNFGLNPGICIALGTITGCFGGITRDTLLNTIPLIFQKEIYATVCILGGAVYLLLLHFQVNTDVSKFIVIALIFVTRIIVVQHKLSFPRINY from the coding sequence ATGTTTTCCAGCACATCGGCCATTATAGAATTACTGGGTACTATTTCCTTTGCCATATCGGGCACTTTTTCTGCCATGCAACGGCGTTTGGATGCGTTTGGTGTGCTGATCATCGCATTTGTAACATCAGTGGGCGGCGGTACTATTCGTGATCTGCTGATCGGCGACCTGCCGGTGGCCTGGATGCGGGATGTGCAGGTATGCCTGGTGATCCTGGCAACATCAGTACTTACCATTTTTTTTAAAACCCATATAAAAAAATTAAAAGTAACGCTGTTCCTGTTCGACAGTCTGGGGCTGGGTTTGTTTACGGTAGTAGGGCTGCAAAAAGGGCTCAATTTTGGTCTGAATCCCGGCATCTGCATTGCGTTGGGGACCATTACCGGCTGCTTTGGGGGTATTACCCGGGACACCTTATTGAATACCATACCGCTTATTTTTCAAAAGGAAATCTACGCTACGGTTTGCATTTTAGGGGGAGCCGTTTATTTGCTGTTATTACATTTCCAGGTCAATACAGATGTAAGCAAGTTTATTGTGATCGCGCTCATTTTTGTTACCCGGATTATTGTGGTGCAGCATAAATTGTCCTTTCCAAGGATCAATTATTAA
- a CDS encoding DUF983 domain-containing protein produces MEAEKSSRGYAATVLGCYCPRCREGKLFEKKFAFRLKSVLKMNKYCPVCGQPTEIEVGFYYGTGYVSYFIAVLLTVISALLWWLVIGFSTDDNRFIYWLIFNSVALVCLQPWLMRFARSLWLSWFVSYDPYWRDTKPEDVSERMNDEQGNNW; encoded by the coding sequence ATGGAAGCGGAGAAAAGCAGCAGGGGGTATGCGGCTACGGTGCTGGGTTGTTATTGTCCGCGCTGCAGGGAAGGAAAGCTGTTTGAGAAAAAATTTGCCTTTCGTTTAAAAAGTGTTTTGAAGATGAACAAATACTGCCCTGTTTGCGGGCAACCCACGGAGATAGAGGTGGGGTTTTACTATGGAACGGGCTATGTAAGCTATTTTATTGCTGTACTGTTGACGGTGATCAGCGCTTTGCTGTGGTGGCTGGTCATTGGGTTTTCAACGGATGACAACCGCTTTATTTACTGGCTTATTTTTAATTCGGTGGCATTGGTATGCCTGCAGCCCTGGCTGATGCGTTTTGCCCGCAGCCTTTGGCTGTCGTGGTTTGTATCTTACGACCCCTATTGGAGAGATACAAAGCCGGAGGATGTTTCGGAACGGATGAACGACGAGCAGGGGAATAACTGGTAA
- a CDS encoding UDP-N-acetylmuramoyl-tripeptide--D-alanyl-D-alanine ligase: protein MTTAALYEVYKQYPNVQTDTRKIKEGELFFALKGPNFNGNSFAQQAIDAGAAKVIIDEADYEIPGKTILVEDVLTTLQQLAAYHREQFRFPVIAVTGSNGKTTTKELIHAVLSTAYKTYTTAGNLNNHIGVPLTLLKIRSDAQMAVIEMGANHLLEIEGYCKIARPTHGLITNAGKAHLEGFGSLEGVKKGKGELFDFLRERGDGAAFVMWDYDYLRTMSAGISTIIRYGTADADIVGTARGGTGFLEVAMERPIAVAIPTQLVGDYNLPNVLAAIAIGLHFNIPMEQIKAALENYAPSNSRSQLLEKGTNKIILDAYNANPSSMRLAIENLVGMAGDKKMLLLGAMAEMGPETAAEHASIIQLIRSYDWDNVVLVGKPFEPYAGEFHYFDDSAKAAAWIKDHQPENTLLLIKGSRSTQMERILEALDA from the coding sequence ATGACTACAGCAGCATTATACGAAGTATACAAGCAGTACCCCAACGTGCAGACGGATACGCGGAAAATAAAAGAGGGTGAGCTTTTTTTTGCGTTAAAGGGCCCCAATTTTAACGGGAACAGTTTTGCGCAACAGGCAATTGACGCCGGTGCTGCAAAAGTTATTATTGATGAAGCTGACTATGAAATTCCGGGTAAAACCATCCTGGTGGAGGATGTGCTTACCACCCTGCAGCAACTGGCAGCTTACCACCGGGAACAATTTCGGTTTCCTGTGATTGCCGTAACCGGAAGCAACGGCAAAACCACTACAAAAGAACTGATCCATGCCGTATTGAGCACTGCCTATAAAACCTATACTACTGCGGGAAACCTGAATAACCATATAGGCGTACCGCTGACCTTACTTAAAATAAGGAGCGATGCGCAAATGGCCGTAATTGAAATGGGGGCGAACCATTTACTGGAGATAGAGGGGTATTGTAAAATAGCCCGGCCGACCCACGGACTAATTACCAATGCAGGAAAAGCCCACCTGGAAGGCTTTGGCAGCCTGGAGGGCGTAAAAAAAGGCAAGGGGGAATTATTTGATTTTTTGAGGGAGCGGGGCGATGGTGCTGCTTTTGTTATGTGGGATTATGATTACCTGCGCACGATGAGCGCCGGCATTTCAACCATTATCCGGTATGGAACTGCCGATGCCGATATTGTGGGAACGGCCAGGGGTGGAACTGGTTTTTTGGAGGTGGCAATGGAACGACCAATTGCAGTAGCGATACCTACGCAGTTAGTAGGTGACTATAACCTGCCGAATGTATTGGCTGCAATCGCGATAGGGCTGCATTTTAATATTCCGATGGAGCAGATAAAAGCTGCTCTTGAAAATTATGCACCTTCCAACAGTCGCAGCCAATTGCTTGAAAAAGGAACGAATAAAATTATACTGGACGCTTATAATGCCAACCCCAGCAGCATGCGGCTGGCGATTGAGAACCTGGTTGGCATGGCCGGCGATAAAAAAATGTTGCTATTGGGCGCCATGGCGGAAATGGGGCCTGAAACAGCAGCGGAACATGCAAGCATTATACAGTTGATACGGAGCTACGATTGGGATAACGTGGTGCTTGTGGGAAAACCTTTTGAACCTTATGCCGGCGAATTCCACTATTTTGACGATTCTGCAAAGGCAGCAGCCTGGATCAAAGATCACCAACCGGAAAATACATTGTTGCTGATAAAAGGAAGCCGGAGCACGCAGATGGAACGGATCTTGGAGGCGTTGGATGCTTGA
- the ispF gene encoding 2-C-methyl-D-erythritol 2,4-cyclodiphosphate synthase yields the protein MSYRIGSGIDFHQFAEGRELWIGGIKIPHHKGALGHSDADVLLHAVCDALLGALSLGDIGVHFPNTDERYKNIDSKILLKESMDLVSGKGYKVVNIDSTLCLQEPKIKKYVPAMQEVIAKVLNITTEDVSIKATTTEEMGAIGREEGLMAMATVLLQKI from the coding sequence ATGTCTTACCGGATAGGATCAGGGATCGACTTTCACCAATTCGCCGAAGGGCGGGAACTTTGGATCGGCGGCATTAAAATCCCGCACCATAAAGGTGCCCTGGGCCATAGCGATGCAGATGTATTATTACATGCTGTTTGTGATGCGCTGCTGGGCGCCTTGAGCCTGGGTGATATCGGCGTTCACTTTCCCAACACAGACGAGCGCTATAAAAACATAGACAGCAAGATCCTGCTGAAGGAATCAATGGACCTTGTTTCGGGTAAGGGCTATAAAGTAGTCAATATAGACAGCACCCTCTGTTTGCAAGAGCCTAAAATAAAAAAATATGTTCCCGCGATGCAGGAGGTAATTGCCAAAGTGCTCAACATAACAACGGAAGACGTTTCCATTAAAGCCACTACCACCGAGGAAATGGGCGCCATCGGCCGCGAAGAAGGGTTGATGGCAATGGCTACCGTTCTGCTGCAGAAAATATAA
- the dut gene encoding dUTP diphosphatase, with amino-acid sequence MAAIEIKIINKSANPLPEYATSGASGMDIRAALEAPIALQSLERVLVPTGIYMEIPEGYEVQVRPRSGLAIKHGLTCLNTPGTIDADYRGEVKVILINLSNEEQVIHDGDRVAQLVVQKVEQAQWLETASLGETARAGGGFGHTGKQ; translated from the coding sequence ATGGCAGCTATTGAAATAAAAATCATTAACAAGTCCGCCAATCCGTTACCGGAATACGCCACATCAGGTGCATCCGGGATGGACATTCGCGCGGCGCTGGAAGCCCCAATCGCCTTACAGTCGTTAGAACGGGTATTAGTGCCCACCGGCATTTATATGGAAATACCCGAAGGTTATGAAGTACAGGTGCGTCCACGCAGCGGGTTGGCTATAAAACACGGGTTAACCTGCCTGAATACCCCTGGAACCATTGACGCCGATTATCGCGGTGAGGTAAAAGTGATCCTGATAAACCTTTCCAACGAGGAACAGGTCATACATGATGGAGATCGTGTTGCACAACTGGTGGTGCAAAAAGTGGAACAGGCCCAATGGCTGGAAACCGCATCCCTGGGAGAAACCGCTCGTGCAGGGGGTGGGTTTGGTCATACAGGGAAGCAATAG
- a CDS encoding DUF4292 domain-containing protein, protein MKYISGILSVLVVLVSCHTAKKVQRMPPPVTADSSVKVETSSTNETDKLKHKDTALITESIHSVLEKMNHINYTTFSGKAEASYSAKGDTKSFDVKVEMKKDSLIWASVTGPLGIEGARALITKDSVRIINRLNKQYISSSYVYLQERLGLPADLSTLQDLLVGNPVFIDSNNSSYTKKDNNIQITSTTRFFRNLLTVLLPDYLPSDSKLEDVDAGRNRSALLHYENYEKVNNFQFPKARQIKVTYKTDIQITLNYKSFNFNEAISTPFSVPKGYKKIDR, encoded by the coding sequence ATGAAATACATTTCAGGTATTTTATCAGTGCTTGTTGTTTTAGTTTCCTGCCATACGGCAAAAAAAGTACAGCGCATGCCCCCTCCCGTTACGGCCGACTCATCGGTAAAAGTAGAGACGTCTTCTACTAACGAAACGGATAAATTAAAACACAAGGATACCGCCCTTATCACCGAATCGATCCATTCCGTTCTGGAAAAGATGAATCATATCAATTACACTACTTTTTCAGGAAAGGCAGAAGCCTCTTATTCCGCCAAAGGCGATACTAAAAGTTTTGACGTTAAAGTGGAAATGAAAAAAGACAGCCTGATATGGGCTTCCGTTACCGGGCCTTTAGGTATTGAAGGCGCAAGAGCCCTGATCACCAAAGACTCCGTACGTATAATAAACAGGCTCAATAAACAATATATTTCATCAAGTTACGTTTATTTACAGGAAAGGCTGGGACTACCTGCTGATTTATCAACGCTTCAGGATCTGCTGGTGGGTAATCCTGTTTTTATTGATAGCAATAACAGCAGTTATACCAAAAAAGACAATAATATTCAAATAACAAGTACAACAAGATTTTTCAGGAACCTGTTAACGGTACTGCTTCCCGATTATCTGCCCTCCGACAGTAAGCTGGAGGATGTAGACGCGGGGAGGAACCGGTCTGCGCTGCTGCATTACGAAAATTATGAAAAAGTAAACAACTTTCAGTTCCCGAAAGCGCGTCAGATAAAAGTGACATATAAAACAGACATCCAGATAACATTAAATTATAAATCGTTTAATTTCAACGAAGCAATAAGCACGCCCTTTTCCGTTCCGAAAGGCTATAAAAAGATAGACCGGTAG
- a CDS encoding murein hydrolase activator EnvC family protein codes for MTKTKNGLLAILLVLTGNVFAQNDAKITLKKDRAMMINEMNQIERTFKTTKKISREAMMELTDLNRKIEGQERYVTSMSRQEPPVFTTEEMQDATREITRIKRTVETLRNYYYHPESIPKDKNTAAARPAAPAPAYTPPARTYPVLPPQQHATFPVSNAALTGDFGLYRGQIPYPLEKGTVIQGFGRFKIEGSGPEIMGDNPGCTFSAPVNSAVKAVFEGDVISISKMGSTFYIVVRHGRYFTAYSNLASSTVTKGSRVKAGQVIGTVGRDDETGYGKLDFILMFDDKNLDPQAWFVH; via the coding sequence ATGACTAAAACAAAAAATGGACTTTTGGCAATCCTTTTGGTACTGACCGGAAACGTATTTGCGCAAAATGATGCGAAAATAACATTGAAAAAGGACCGCGCCATGATGATCAATGAAATGAACCAGATTGAGCGCACGTTCAAAACCACCAAAAAAATTTCCCGTGAGGCTATGATGGAATTGACCGACCTGAACCGGAAGATCGAGGGCCAGGAACGTTATGTAACAAGCATGTCGCGACAGGAGCCTCCTGTTTTCACAACCGAAGAAATGCAGGATGCCACAAGGGAAATAACCCGTATTAAACGAACTGTTGAAACGCTCAGAAACTATTATTATCATCCGGAAAGCATCCCCAAAGACAAGAATACTGCCGCAGCCCGGCCGGCTGCTCCAGCCCCCGCCTACACTCCCCCGGCCAGAACCTATCCCGTTCTGCCTCCACAACAGCATGCCACTTTCCCGGTAAGCAATGCTGCATTAACCGGCGACTTTGGCCTGTACCGCGGACAGATCCCTTATCCGCTCGAAAAAGGAACTGTGATCCAGGGTTTTGGCCGTTTTAAAATAGAAGGATCGGGTCCGGAGATCATGGGCGATAACCCCGGCTGCACTTTTTCCGCCCCTGTAAATTCTGCAGTGAAAGCCGTTTTCGAGGGCGATGTGATCAGCATTTCAAAAATGGGCAGCACTTTTTACATCGTAGTACGCCACGGCCGTTATTTTACAGCCTATAGTAATCTGGCCAGTTCCACGGTAACAAAAGGATCCAGGGTAAAAGCCGGTCAGGTTATTGGCACCGTAGGGCGCGACGACGAAACCGGTTATGGCAAGCTGGACTTTATTTTAATGTTTGATGATAAGAACCTGGACCCCCAGGCATGGTTTGTACATTAA
- the queA gene encoding tRNA preQ1(34) S-adenosylmethionine ribosyltransferase-isomerase QueA, protein MKLSQFQFDLPLNLIAQHPAKKREDARMMVVHRQTGQMENKHFRDILDYFDDKDVFVVNNTKVFPARMYGRKEKTGAKIEVFLLRELNKQNRLWDVIVDPARKIRVGNKLYFGDNEELVAEVIDNTTSRGRTIRFLWEGSEEEFKAQLEALGETPLPKYIKRKPDEDDKERYQTVYAKHEGAVAAPTAGLHFSRELIKRLEIQGIRFAEVTLHTGLGTFRPIEVEDLSKHKMDAEYYHIDEAACRVVNKAKETNHRICSIGTTTMRAMESSFTAQKLLKPSEGWTNMFIHPPYDFHIANALVTNFHLPKTSLMIMTSAFAGYELTTEAYKKAIKDKYRFFSYGDALLII, encoded by the coding sequence ATGAAGCTTTCACAATTTCAATTCGACCTTCCCTTAAACCTTATTGCACAACATCCAGCCAAAAAAAGAGAAGACGCCCGTATGATGGTGGTTCACCGCCAGACCGGGCAAATGGAGAACAAGCATTTTCGCGACATTCTGGACTATTTTGATGATAAGGATGTATTTGTTGTAAATAATACGAAGGTATTCCCGGCGCGCATGTATGGCCGCAAGGAGAAAACAGGAGCTAAAATTGAAGTTTTTCTTTTAAGGGAATTAAATAAACAGAACCGTCTTTGGGACGTTATTGTGGATCCTGCCCGCAAAATACGCGTGGGCAACAAGTTATATTTTGGCGATAATGAAGAGTTGGTGGCCGAGGTGATCGATAATACGACCAGTCGCGGTCGTACCATCCGCTTTTTGTGGGAAGGAAGCGAGGAAGAATTTAAAGCGCAACTGGAGGCGCTGGGCGAAACACCATTGCCTAAATATATTAAGCGGAAGCCGGATGAGGACGATAAAGAGCGTTACCAGACGGTTTACGCCAAACATGAAGGAGCTGTGGCTGCGCCAACTGCCGGTTTGCACTTCAGCCGCGAACTGATCAAGCGTTTGGAAATACAGGGGATCCGTTTTGCGGAAGTAACATTACATACCGGTTTGGGAACGTTCCGCCCTATTGAAGTAGAAGATCTGAGCAAGCATAAAATGGATGCGGAATATTATCATATTGATGAAGCAGCCTGCCGGGTTGTAAATAAAGCCAAGGAAACCAACCATCGCATTTGTTCTATTGGCACTACTACCATGCGGGCGATGGAGTCCTCGTTTACCGCGCAAAAATTATTGAAACCATCGGAGGGCTGGACGAATATGTTTATTCATCCCCCGTATGATTTCCATATTGCCAATGCCCTGGTGACCAATTTCCATTTGCCTAAAACAAGCCTCATGATCATGACGAGCGCCTTTGCGGGCTATGAATTAACCACGGAGGCCTATAAAAAAGCTATTAAGGATAAGTATCGTTTCTTCAGTTATGGAGATGCGTTGCTGATTATTTGA
- a CDS encoding outer membrane beta-barrel protein, with product MPAIKSLALCLLALTTMFQLKAQTKIWITGGINFSGAKIKNMYYPETASQPAKTGFHAGTVVAIPVGTLFSFEPGLEYITKGYHYNTRVPLTGTANTAPIEYIREQDIRPSFLQLPLHFVYKPRIGQNALLIGAGPYFAYGIGGTGKNYSYYTDGTQVDNSSAKLKFKHDLGQPMENYLYSAAATYSYNASDIIYSQPLDVGISTLLGFELHRNYRIQLNSQIGLKNVAAPYKGQEKQSVLKNRSFGVSLGYRF from the coding sequence ATGCCTGCAATAAAATCGTTGGCCCTATGCCTGCTCGCGTTAACAACCATGTTTCAACTAAAAGCTCAAACAAAAATCTGGATTACCGGAGGTATCAATTTTTCCGGTGCCAAAATAAAGAATATGTACTACCCAGAGACCGCATCTCAGCCGGCAAAAACCGGTTTCCATGCCGGAACAGTTGTGGCAATTCCTGTTGGCACGCTCTTTAGTTTTGAACCTGGATTGGAGTATATTACAAAAGGCTATCATTATAATACCCGGGTACCTCTTACCGGCACAGCCAATACCGCGCCCATAGAATATATCAGGGAACAGGATATAAGGCCCTCTTTTCTTCAGTTGCCGCTCCATTTCGTGTATAAGCCTCGTATAGGGCAAAATGCATTGCTTATCGGAGCAGGACCTTATTTTGCATATGGGATAGGAGGCACAGGGAAAAATTATTCCTATTATACTGACGGCACGCAGGTGGACAATAGTTCGGCCAAATTAAAATTTAAACACGACCTGGGTCAACCTATGGAAAATTATTTATATAGTGCTGCCGCAACCTATTCTTACAACGCGTCGGATATTATTTACAGCCAACCCCTGGACGTTGGTATCAGCACTTTGTTAGGATTTGAGTTACATCGCAATTACAGGATCCAGCTAAACAGCCAGATAGGCTTAAAAAATGTTGCCGCGCCCTATAAGGGCCAGGAAAAACAAAGCGTTTTAAAAAACAGGAGTTTTGGAGTATCATTGGGGTACAGATTTTAA
- a CDS encoding ABC transporter ATP-binding protein — translation MQRVLLDIQHLSVDFVSDERTNHALKDISVEIKKGEIVALVGESGSGKSVTSLSILRLIPTPPAKYVSGSILYHRENGSPIDLLKATSEQLQEIRGNAISMIFQEPMTSLNPVYTCGNQVAEAIRAHHQVSKETAKTQAIQWFERVQLPDPEGIYQRYPHQLSGGQKQRVMIAMAMCCKPELLICDEPTTALDVTVQKTVLQLIKTLQKETGMGVIFITHDLGVVAEIADRAVVLYKGAIMEEGPVATIFQHPQHPYTKALLACRPVNHRRGDRLPVVSDFMDEKQPQGKMIRQEKEKLLKIDADAVLLKVENLEVWFPKEKTWLGKPVSYTKAVNDVSFEVYENETLGLVGESGCGKTSLGRALLRLIPATAGSIVYQGNNMLLFKKEELRELRKQLQIVFQDPYSSLNPREKIGDAIEEPLKVYGIEKNGAQRRKRVEELLLKVGLLPEHYERYPHEFSGGQRQRIVIARALAVKPSFIICDESVSALDVSVQAQVLNLLNDLKKELGFTIIFISHDLAVVRYFSDRILVMNKGKIEESGPADVIYEHPQSAYTQKLIASIPKGRPTLSAL, via the coding sequence ATGCAGCGGGTTTTACTGGATATTCAGCATCTTTCGGTAGACTTTGTATCGGATGAACGCACCAATCATGCATTAAAAGACATCTCTGTCGAAATAAAAAAAGGAGAGATCGTAGCATTAGTGGGGGAATCGGGTTCCGGGAAATCGGTTACTTCCCTTTCCATCCTGCGATTGATTCCCACGCCTCCGGCCAAATACGTAAGTGGTTCAATTCTCTACCACAGGGAAAATGGTTCACCCATTGATCTTTTAAAAGCAACGTCGGAACAGTTGCAGGAAATAAGGGGGAATGCCATTTCCATGATCTTCCAGGAGCCCATGACTTCGCTAAACCCGGTTTATACCTGTGGCAACCAGGTGGCAGAAGCCATCCGCGCGCATCACCAGGTGTCCAAAGAAACTGCTAAAACGCAGGCCATCCAATGGTTTGAACGGGTGCAGCTACCGGATCCGGAGGGGATTTATCAACGATACCCCCATCAGTTGAGCGGCGGGCAAAAGCAGCGGGTGATGATCGCCATGGCGATGTGTTGCAAACCGGAATTGCTGATCTGCGATGAGCCCACAACAGCCCTGGATGTAACAGTGCAGAAAACGGTATTGCAACTGATTAAAACATTGCAAAAAGAAACGGGAATGGGGGTCATTTTTATTACTCATGACCTGGGGGTGGTGGCTGAAATAGCTGACCGTGCCGTGGTATTATATAAAGGGGCAATAATGGAAGAAGGCCCCGTGGCAACAATTTTTCAGCACCCGCAGCATCCCTATACAAAAGCCTTGTTGGCTTGCCGGCCGGTAAATCATAGGCGGGGAGACCGGCTGCCTGTGGTCAGCGATTTTATGGACGAAAAGCAGCCGCAGGGAAAAATGATCCGTCAGGAAAAAGAAAAGTTGCTAAAAATTGATGCAGACGCTGTTTTATTAAAAGTTGAAAACCTGGAAGTGTGGTTCCCTAAGGAAAAAACCTGGTTGGGCAAACCGGTTAGCTATACAAAGGCAGTGAACGATGTTAGCTTTGAAGTGTATGAAAATGAAACCCTGGGCCTGGTGGGAGAAAGCGGTTGCGGAAAAACATCGTTGGGAAGGGCTTTGCTGCGCTTAATACCGGCAACGGCTGGTAGTATCGTATACCAGGGCAACAATATGCTGCTGTTCAAAAAAGAAGAACTGCGCGAATTACGGAAACAATTACAGATCGTTTTCCAGGATCCCTATTCATCATTAAACCCAAGAGAAAAGATTGGAGATGCTATAGAAGAGCCCCTAAAAGTTTATGGAATTGAAAAGAATGGGGCGCAACGAAGAAAACGGGTGGAAGAACTGTTGTTGAAAGTGGGACTGCTGCCGGAGCATTATGAACGCTATCCGCATGAATTTAGCGGGGGGCAGCGCCAGCGGATCGTGATTGCGCGGGCACTAGCGGTGAAGCCTTCTTTTATTATTTGCGATGAATCCGTTTCCGCGCTGGATGTGAGCGTACAGGCGCAGGTGCTGAACCTGCTGAATGATCTTAAGAAGGAGTTGGGCTTTACCATCATTTTTATCAGTCACGACCTGGCGGTGGTGCGTTATTTCAGCGACCGTATCCTGGTGATGAATAAGGGTAAAATTGAAGAAAGCGGACCTGCAGATGTTATTTATGAGCATCCGCAAAGCGCTTATACGCAAAAATTGATCGCCTCAATACCCAAAGGGAGGCCCACCCTGTCAGCTCTTTAA